From Mucilaginibacter gotjawali:
TGCTGGTGATGTGATTTTAAAGATCGACGGAAAAGAAGTGAAGGAAGAAAAAGAGGTAGATGATATTGTGGCCACCAAAAACATAGGCGATAAAATAGTGGTGAGCTATAAAAACCGCACCGGCAACCACGAAACTACGGTAACGCTGGAAGAAAACCCTTACCAGGAAGTGGTTACCTTTGAAAAAGCCGGCAAGGAATTAACCCAGGGGCAAAAAGATTTCAGGAGTAAGTGGTTGTCTTCAAAGGTGCAATAAACTGGTTACCCTGCCGGGGCTTACCTTTTTGGTCAGCACTAGCGGGGAGTGCATTTAAACCTACTCAACAAAGTAAAATTTATATGAAATACTTTTTTAAATCTCGATATTTAGTTTGCTTGATTTTTACGTTTTCTATGCCTCATCTTGTAGGGTGTAACTATTCGAGGGACTCGTTAGGTAGTTCTCCTAGAATATTCTTTCCTGTTTCGCGAAAGACACTTGAGGTAGGAATGGATAGCATATTTTCTAAAAATCCCCAATATATGATACCCGAAAAATGGCGGGATTTAGACAATTGGTCTCAAAGAGGTTTTGGGTTTTTAAATGGTAAAATAGTTTATTTTAAAATATCCCCAGAAGAAATGTATTACGTAACGATATTAGGTGATTCCGTGGGCTATCGAAGTAACCTAAAAACGACAATTGCAATTAGAGCAATTAACATAGGTTACCGCTGGTTTAAATACAATGAATTGAGCGATGAAGACAGAAAACGGATAAATGATAGATTTAATGAAGAGATAGTACCAAAGCTTGAGGTCTATACAAATAGCCATGCTGCAAAGGAAACCGAATAGCGCCCGCTGTCCGCTGTCTGTAGATTGTACCTACGGACTACTATGCATGTAGTTTGTAACTACAATACCGTCCGCTGTCCTTAGATTGTACCTACTTGCGGCTGGGAGCTTGATTAACAGGGTTAATATCCCAAATCAAACAAATCTTTTAGGTACCCAATTAAAATGGCAGAGATGAATTTTTTTTTAAATCTAAATGAACGTGAAGATTTTGTTAAATTTTGCTTTGATAACGCTTTCACTATCATTCCCGATATGCAATACGAGGACAACTCTTATTACGTCATCAAAATCCTCGGCCATTATCGAAAATATATGAATGAATGTGTTAGGTTTTTTATCATCTCTGAAAAGTACAAAGCTTATTCATTGGAAATGGACAATTACGAGAAAGACAATAAACGAATTTATTATATCATGCAAAGGTACGGTGGACCTTCGATAGATTTTTATACTCCATTTTTTGCAGAAAGGAACTATAATAAAATTGGGCCGGGTTCGATAGGTATTTATCCTTTTTATTATCATTACAATGAAAAATTTATTCCGGATAGCGAGTTAAAGAACGCGTACAACTTATTAATTTCATATATCCGTAAAAAATCAAAAAAAGTTAAAATTGGTAAAAAAAATTACTGGATCGGTATTAATACACTAGAAAGTGTTGCAGAAGGTACCCTTGAATTTGTAGAAATGGATGGGCTGGATGTGTAAGTATTATAACAAACCAAGCTGTCCGTGGCAGTGTATCCACAGTTACAAGAAATCGGACGTTGGGTCCCCCTTGAAAAAACACGGAATTAACCACCGAACCATTAGCATTTCAGGAATTAATTTTTATCTTCAAAAGTTCAAAAAATCACATGAAAAAAATATTCCTCTCCACATTTTTACTGGCGGCAGCATTTGGCGGCTTCGCACAGGATGTAAATAAACTCATCAGCCAGGATGATGTTACGCGCATCATCAGCACCCTTGCCGCGGATGATATGCAGGGCCGGGCCACTTTTACGCCCGGGATTGAAAAAGCCGCGCGGTTTATTGAAAGTGAATACAAAAACATTGGCCTTAAGCCATTGGCCGGTGATGACGGCTTCCGCCAAAATTTTGCCATGACGCATTCTACCCCGGTTAATTTGGGCGTTGCCATCAACGGCAAAGCTATTGGCGCCGACAGCGTTTTTGCCAACACCAGCGCAGCCGCTTTAAACTGGAGTAGCAGCCCCGATGTGGAAATAGTAAAACTAACAGCCGATAAAACCTTCCGTACGGAATACCGGAGCTATGTAAGCAGCGGCAAAAAACTGCTGATATTGGTGGATCCTAAGTTTGCTGATATATTTAAAATGCTGAAAGGCCGCCTGCAAAATGGATCGGTGAGCCTTAAACCCAATGATGGCCAGGCGCTGGTTTTTGTACTGGGCAATCATGATGACCTTAAAACCTTTGAAGTAAACTACACCGGGAAGAAAGAACAATTGCCGCTGTTTAACGTCGCGGGCATCATCCCGGGCAAGACAAAACCCAATGAATATGTGGTCTTTTCGGGCCACTACGACCATTTAGGTATCCTGAAACCCGTAAAGGGCGATAGTATTGCCAACGGGGCCGATGATGACGCCTCGGGTACTACCGCGGTAATTGAATTGGCCAGGTATTTTAAAAAACTGGACAACAATGCCCGCACACTGGTTTTTGTTGCCTTTACAGCCGAAGAGATCGGCGAATATGGCTCCCAGTATTTCGCAACCACCGTGGAGCCGGATAAAGTGGTGGCCATGTTTAATATTGAGATGATTGGCAAGGCTGCCAAATTTGGCGAAAATTCAGCCTTTATTACCGGGTTTGAGCGTTCGGATTTTGGTCCTATCCTGCAAAAAAACCTCGAAGGCACCGCCTTTAAGTTTTTCCCGGACCCATACCCCGAGCAGGACCTGTTTTACCGGAGCGATAATGCCTCCCTGGCAAGGGTCGGCGTACCGGCGCATACCATCTCCACCGACCAGATCGATAAAGACAAATTGTATCATACTGTAGGGGACGAGTTAAGCACGCTGGACATGGGTAATATTACTTCTACGATCCGGGCAATAGCGCTGAGTTCAAGAACGATAGTTTCAGGAGAGGATACACCAAAACGGGTGGCGAAACTGGAAAGATAATATTGCCTCACCCCGGCCCTCTCCAAAGGAGAGGGAGTAAAGAATAGTTAAATTAAATCTTCTTTTTTTCAAGGCCTCTCCTTTGGAGAGGATGAGTGAGGGCGGCGCCGTTTAGGTGAGGCGAAAGAAGTGTTTTTAAATAGAAATTATCGGCTATTAGAATCTATATGGAAGAAAAATCTCCTATCGTCCCGGATGTAGCTGTTAAAGGCATTGCCACCGGCTTGTGTATGATGGCTTTTTTTAATTTACTATGGGCCGGTATTGCCTATGGCGGATTAAAAACGACCAACTGGTGGTTTTTAATGATCGTATTCCCGGCGCTGAGTATAGTGTTTGTGATCAATGCCGTGAAACTGTTTGGCATGGCCAAATATTATCCCAAATTAACTTCCGAAGCGGATCTTGCTGAAGAAAAGCGGATGGGTAAATGGTTCGGAATCATCTTTGGTGCTGAAGGTTTGGGTATTTTTATAGGGATCAATGTGGTGATCAATTTAGGTTACCCGCAATTAACTATCCCGGTACTCGCGCTGGTGGTTGGATTGCATTTCTTCCCGCTGGCAAAAGTATTTAAACGCACCATCGATTATTACCTGGCAAGCTGGAGCACCATTATTGCTATTTTATCCATTGTTTTAACACTCAATAAAACCTTTACGGAAAATGGTATGCTTGCTTTTACCGGTGTGGGGATTGCAATTGCAACTTCAGGTTACGGGATCTATATGCTGCTGAGCGGAAGGGCGCTGCCGAAAATAGCTGCGAATTAACGGAGGCACTAGCTGAATTTTCTATTTTCCCGCAAATAGAACTCTTGAACCGGTGGGTTATTATTTAACTCAACGACCTCAAATTTATTCGCCGGTAGTTGTGATAATTTAGACAAAGCCAGGTAATCGACTACCACATTTTTGTCAATGCTTATTTTTCCGCCTCCGGCCCAATGCCGGTCTTCTCCGTTTTTCTTTATTCCTGAAATCCAATAAGAATCACCAGTTGATACCTCTAAATGATTACCCGCACTATGTCTTTCACCTTTTAAAAAGGTTAGCCCATTGAAATATACTGTTTGTCCGGTTTTTGAAAAATGCGCCATACCAATCCAGGCCGGCCCATTGTCGCTATAGCCTGTTTTAAGCTCTACATACATTAATTTAGATTTCATTTGAGATTGGTTTTTGGGATATTATGGTTAAAATTTCGCTGAACCATGTAAACGATAAGGAATGGTTGCATGGCTATTAAAAAATAATGGCTTAAAGTACGCTATATTTATAATATTGAACAACCGCAAGCCTACGCCAAAACTTTCAACGCAGCCGAAGCGCAATTGATACCATCAATAGCAGCCGAAATAATGCCCCCGGCGTAACCGGCGCCCTCCCCGCAGGGAAATAAACCGCTTACCTGGGGGTGCTGTAATGTTTCCTTATCCCTCGGCACTTTAACCGGTGAAGAGGTGCGCGATTCAACCCCTACCAATATGGCCTCGTTGGTATAATAGCCCTTCATTTTACGGCCAAAAACAGGTAAGGCTTTGCGCAATCGCTCATTGATCCATCCGGGTAATACCTCCTTTAAGGCCACGCTTTTTGTGCCAGGCAGATAGGAGTTTAACGGCAAGTTGGCCGACACGCGGTTTTCCGCAAAATCTACCATGCGCTGGGCAGGTGCAACCAAATGGCCGCCGCCAAAATTGTAGGCCACCTTTTCAATTTGCTGTTGAAAACGGAGCATGCGTAACGGATCATTTTCGTCGCCTTTTACATCTTCCAGATTTACCTGCACCACCGTGCCCGAATTGGCAAACGGGTTGTTCCGTTTAGAGGGGCTCCAGCCGTTAACTACAATTTCGTTGAGATCGGTAGCACATGGGGCAATAATACCGCCCGGGCACATACAAAAGGAGAATACACCGCGGTTATCCACCTGCTCCACCAGGTTGTAGTATGACGGCGGCAGATCAGGGTCGCGGTGTTCGCAATGGTACTGGGCCTGGTCGATGATCTCCTGCGGATGTTCAATCCTCACCCCCAAAGCAAAGGGTTTGGCTTCTATCAATATATTTTGGCGGTGCAGCATTTCAAAAATATCCCTTGCCGAGTGACCCGTTGCCAGGATAACGGCCTCCGCTATGAGTTTATCGCCCGATGCCAGCTGTACCCCTTTTATCCTGCCAAAATCAACTAAAAGGCTGCTTACTTTGGCATCAAAATGCACCTCGCCGCCGGCGTTTAAGATACTGTCTTTTATGGAAGTGATGATTTGCGGTAATTTATTGGTGCCGATATGCGGGCGCGCATCTATCAAAATATCCTCCGTAGCGCCATGGGCCACAAAGGTTTTCAGCACCGCGTTTACATCGCCCCGTTTGGTTGACCGCGTATAAAGCTTACCATCCGAATAGGTACCTGCACCACCCTCGCCAAAACAATAGTTGGATTCGGGGTTAACCAGGCCCTGCTTGTTGATATTGGCCAGGTCGCGGCGGCGTTGTTTCACATCTTTGCCCCGCTCCAAAATGATGGGTTTTAAGCCCAGCTCGATACAGCGTAAAGCGGCGAACAACCCGGCCGGCCCTGCGCCGATAATGATGACCCGTTTGCCGTTTTTTACATCCGGGTAATTAACCGTGAACGTTTCGGGCAGATAAATTTCATCCAAAAATACCTGTACCTGCATGCGGTAAAGCACCTTGCGGCCACGTGCGTCGATGGATCGCTTAAGGGTTTTTAAGGCTGTTATTTTTTGTGGGGAGATATTTAAAGAGGTTGCCGCAATCTTTTTTAAAGCGCTTTCGTCTTCCTGCTGGCCAGGCGGACAAACAATTTCAATTTCTTTGATCATGGGTTTGCCGGGTTTTTATCCCGGATAGGGGCAAAGGTAGGGAAAACCCATTGTAATATGAAGGAAGCAGACTATCGAATAATGAAGCGGTTATTGATATAACTTA
This genomic window contains:
- a CDS encoding M20/M25/M40 family metallo-hydrolase, producing the protein MKKIFLSTFLLAAAFGGFAQDVNKLISQDDVTRIISTLAADDMQGRATFTPGIEKAARFIESEYKNIGLKPLAGDDGFRQNFAMTHSTPVNLGVAINGKAIGADSVFANTSAAALNWSSSPDVEIVKLTADKTFRTEYRSYVSSGKKLLILVDPKFADIFKMLKGRLQNGSVSLKPNDGQALVFVLGNHDDLKTFEVNYTGKKEQLPLFNVAGIIPGKTKPNEYVVFSGHYDHLGILKPVKGDSIANGADDDASGTTAVIELARYFKKLDNNARTLVFVAFTAEEIGEYGSQYFATTVEPDKVVAMFNIEMIGKAAKFGENSAFITGFERSDFGPILQKNLEGTAFKFFPDPYPEQDLFYRSDNASLARVGVPAHTISTDQIDKDKLYHTVGDELSTLDMGNITSTIRAIALSSRTIVSGEDTPKRVAKLER
- a CDS encoding NAD(P)/FAD-dependent oxidoreductase, translated to MIKEIEIVCPPGQQEDESALKKIAATSLNISPQKITALKTLKRSIDARGRKVLYRMQVQVFLDEIYLPETFTVNYPDVKNGKRVIIIGAGPAGLFAALRCIELGLKPIILERGKDVKQRRRDLANINKQGLVNPESNYCFGEGGAGTYSDGKLYTRSTKRGDVNAVLKTFVAHGATEDILIDARPHIGTNKLPQIITSIKDSILNAGGEVHFDAKVSSLLVDFGRIKGVQLASGDKLIAEAVILATGHSARDIFEMLHRQNILIEAKPFALGVRIEHPQEIIDQAQYHCEHRDPDLPPSYYNLVEQVDNRGVFSFCMCPGGIIAPCATDLNEIVVNGWSPSKRNNPFANSGTVVQVNLEDVKGDENDPLRMLRFQQQIEKVAYNFGGGHLVAPAQRMVDFAENRVSANLPLNSYLPGTKSVALKEVLPGWINERLRKALPVFGRKMKGYYTNEAILVGVESRTSSPVKVPRDKETLQHPQVSGLFPCGEGAGYAGGIISAAIDGINCASAALKVLA